In the genome of Paenibacillus pabuli, one region contains:
- a CDS encoding ATP-grasp domain-containing protein: MTTVLTDFSSKLKLALTGRHNVTFVYLNNFEVEEYWGDQGIIKLPSLSIGSASDVVNRMEELGLFLAGENDIILLKSLPDQAFMAEAHSLGFGQSRCIAAKCNEPALNITANLLSCPDALDKLRQLSKNPDTPTYLVPFGTSEQEEELSRITGIPLAVPSSDVFRKVNDKGYSRRLNAELGIRQIPGAECTSLEELASGFERLKPVLEQGGRLVLKDSMGVSGKGITVISDESRFYKCMSLLEKQASKKDIRRVNYVLEQWIDKICDLNYQILIDRSGGVEFLGIKESLVQQGVHQGHLMPSRLSDIQLGIIQEAALRIGTALHRDGYYGIAGMDAILDEDGTIWPNLEINARFNMSTYQTNIQDRWLPEGMFGLAKKYTLRLKRLLEYGELRSRLGGLMFTPENGEGLFINNFATVNAAFKSEGCLFSGRLYGVIIASSSERLRAIDESVEAVLTSISEVM; encoded by the coding sequence GTGACGACAGTGTTGACCGATTTTTCGAGCAAGTTGAAGTTGGCGTTAACGGGCCGGCATAATGTTACTTTTGTATATCTGAACAATTTTGAGGTTGAGGAATATTGGGGTGATCAGGGGATTATTAAGCTGCCTTCATTGAGCATAGGCTCGGCTTCAGACGTCGTGAACCGGATGGAAGAATTGGGACTGTTTCTGGCAGGAGAGAACGATATCATTTTGCTCAAGAGTCTGCCGGATCAAGCCTTCATGGCAGAGGCGCATTCACTGGGCTTTGGCCAGTCGCGCTGCATTGCTGCGAAATGCAACGAGCCTGCACTGAACATCACTGCTAATCTTCTCAGTTGTCCAGATGCGCTGGACAAGCTGCGTCAGCTGTCCAAGAATCCCGACACACCTACGTATTTGGTCCCCTTCGGGACATCGGAACAGGAAGAAGAGCTCTCCCGCATTACCGGAATTCCTCTTGCCGTTCCCTCCTCAGACGTGTTCCGCAAGGTGAATGACAAGGGGTATTCGCGCCGCCTTAACGCCGAGCTGGGCATTCGCCAAATTCCAGGCGCAGAATGTACATCCCTGGAAGAGCTTGCATCCGGTTTTGAACGCCTGAAGCCAGTGCTTGAGCAGGGTGGACGCCTTGTGCTGAAGGATTCCATGGGCGTGTCGGGCAAAGGCATTACCGTGATCTCTGATGAAAGCCGATTTTACAAATGTATGAGCTTGCTGGAGAAGCAGGCGAGTAAAAAGGATATTCGCAGGGTCAATTACGTGCTTGAGCAATGGATCGACAAAATCTGTGACCTGAATTATCAGATCCTCATTGATCGGTCCGGCGGAGTCGAATTCCTCGGTATAAAGGAGTCGTTGGTACAACAGGGCGTGCATCAGGGACATCTTATGCCTTCTCGCCTGAGTGACATTCAGCTTGGCATCATTCAAGAGGCGGCTTTGCGAATCGGTACCGCCTTGCATCGGGACGGATATTACGGCATCGCCGGCATGGACGCGATACTGGATGAGGACGGCACAATTTGGCCCAACCTTGAGATCAATGCAAGGTTTAACATGTCTACATACCAGACGAACATTCAAGACCGTTGGCTCCCAGAAGGCATGTTCGGTCTCGCCAAAAAATACACACTTCGTCTCAAGCGTTTGCTGGAATACGGAGAGCTGCGTTCCAGACTGGGTGGGCTAATGTTCACACCGGAGAATGGCGAAGGGCTGTTCATCAACAACTTTGCCACGGTCAATGCGGCATTCAAAAGTGAGGGATGTCTTTTTTCCGGACGTCTGTATGGCGTTATTATTGCGTCTTCCTCCGAACGGCTGCGTGCCATCGACGAATCGGTAGAAGCCGTCTTAACTTCGATAAGTGAGGTGATGTGA